In Bacteroidales bacterium, the genomic stretch TCAAGTGATACATAACTGCCATCAACATTCTTGAGCTCGAAATTCATGGCTTTGTCGCCTATATCATAACCTTGCGCCATCACGGAAGGCACGACAAGCAACCCTAAAAGAATAGTCATAACAAGTTTTTTCATAATTCTTTCATTTTTGATTGTACAATTTGTTGAAGTTCATTATAGGTAAAAGTTTTTTCATAAAATTCCCTTGAGTTTTGGTTGTATATCAGAGTCCCCGGCAATGCTCCCGACCATTTATCACTTACTTTGTCGATCCAGGAATTGGCATCGGGATCGTCCAGAATAACAACTCTCGATTGAATGTTGTGTTTTTCCATGAATGACCGTACCCGCTCTTTAACATTGCTTCCGAAATCGAGGCTGGTGAGTACAATTTCAACCGGTTGGTCTTCATAATGATTTTCAAGCTTTCTGAAAGCTGGCATCTCCTCTATACAGGGAGCACAATATGTAGCCCAGAAGTTGATCACATAGGTGGTATCGTTGTTTTGGTGAAGAATGCCCTGAAAATCATCAAAATTCTCGTAAACAGGAACCTTCTGTGCCGATACATGAGCAGCCAGGAGCATGCTAAACCAAATGGGCAATAGGATTTTCATATGCTACTTTTTATTGATAAACAGATAAGCGTGGTAATTTGTTCCGTGGAAATTATAGCCACAACAGGGTATTATTTAGAATGATAAAACGGCGTTAGAAAAAATTTCCCTGTTTATGTATATGTTTACGTGCCAAATTGCAAGGATGTTATTTATAATGTTTTTAAGCTTCATTATGATCCATAAAAACTCACCTTACCTTACCGGGCAAGTTTTGCCAAAAAAAGCAAGAATTTGACCCGTAAGTAAGGTACTAAAAAAGTGGAAGATATTAAATCCAAACAAATGCTGCATGGGCATTTTTTCTGGCAAAAAAGAAATGTAGAGACAGAAGGACGCTCAAGGGTATAAAGAAGGCCAGAGCCAGGGAGCCGTTTACTCCAATGATCATATAGGAGCCGGCAGCCGCTAAAAATACGCTTATGCTTTGAAGTATCTGTGTTTTGATATGATACACCGGTGTGATTTTGCAGGCTGCCGCTGACATCACTGCTTTTTCACTGAACGGAATGATATGCTCACCTGAAACAGCTCCTGAAATCACAGCTCCTGAAACGATGGGGATTATATCAGGTATGTTGGCGGCATGAACCATCTGAAAGGCGATAGGCATGACAATGGCCATAGAGCTCCAGCTGAAGCCTGTGGCCATAGTAATAACCATGGAAACAGAAAAGATCATAAAAGGAATGAATTTCGGCGATAAAAAGGAAGATACTGCGCCGGTAAGATAGTTTCCTGTTCCCAGATCAGCCGATACGGCAGATAATCCTTTGGCCAGGATGATTACCAGGCTTACTCCTGTCATCCCTTTAATACCTTTCAGAAAGTGCCTTTTCATAAGGGCTGGAGACATTGCTTTATCACGCCTGAGCATCATGATGCCAAGTCCGGTCGCCAAAAGGGTGGCTAAGATTAGTATCTCTAAAGATGGAGCGGCACCGATAATTTTAATCAGGCTTACCGGTTCACCGGTGTTTTTTAGTATATAAAAGCCCGATAAAAACAATGCTATCAGAGCAGAGCCTATCAGTGCGATAATGGGGGCCAGCAGATGGATTGGCCTTGCCCTGGGGTTATTCACATCTGTTGGTTCCCGGAGGTGATATGTGGCATTGTCGGCACGATAACCGAACCATTTTCCGGTATAGGCAACTACAAAGGCCATGATAATGGCCAGGAAAGTATAAAAGTGGTAGGGTAGCGACTCCAGGAAAAAAGTGGTGAAGCTTTTGTGTATCCCGGCATCTTTTCCGGCTTCTGCCATAACCGAACCTTCGAAGGATGCCCATGTGGATATGATCACAACACTGGCTATGGTAGCCACCACATCAATAATATATGCCAGTTGAGCCGGGCTTACCCTGTTCCGTATATTGATATTCCTCATTGTGGCCCCGGATATCAGTACATTGGCATAATCGTCAAAAAAAAGGCACATGCTAAGTGCCCAGGTGCCCACTCTGGAGCGGCGGGGTGTACTCAGCCGGCGTGCCATCACACCTGCAAATTTTGTGTAGGCCCCGCTTCCTGCAATGATCTCCAGCATTCCCCCGATCAGGATAACAAAAAGCACTATTTTCAGCCTCTCAATATCTCCA encodes the following:
- a CDS encoding TlpA family protein disulfide reductase, with amino-acid sequence MKILLPIWFSMLLAAHVSAQKVPVYENFDDFQGILHQNNDTTYVINFWATYCAPCIEEMPAFRKLENHYEDQPVEIVLTSLDFGSNVKERVRSFMEKHNIQSRVVILDDPDANSWIDKVSDKWSGALPGTLIYNQNSREFYEKTFTYNELQQIVQSKMKEL